The Gouania willdenowi chromosome 7, fGouWil2.1, whole genome shotgun sequence genome includes a window with the following:
- the tuba1c gene encoding tubulin alpha-1C chain, which yields MRECISIHVGQAGVQIGNACWELYCLEHGIQPDGQMPSDKTLGGGDDSFNTFFSETGAGKHVPRAVFVDLEPTVIDEVRTGTYRQLFHPEQLITGKEDAANNYARGHYTIGKEIIDLVLDRIRKLADQCTGLQGFLVFHSFGGGTGSGFTSLLMERLSVDYGKKSKLEFSIYPAPQVSTAVVEPYNSILTTHTTLEHSDCAFMVDNEAIYDICRRNLDIERPTYTNLNRLISQIVSSITASLRFDGALNVDLTEFQTNLVPYPRIHFPLATYAPVISAEKAYHEQLSVSEITNACFEPANQMVKCDPRHGKYMACCLLFRGDVVPKDVNAAIATIKTKRTIQFVDWCPTGFKVGINYQPPTVVPGGDLAKVQRAVCMLSNTTAIAEAWARLDHKFDLMYAKRAFVHWYVGEGMEEGEFSEAREDMAALEKDYEEVGVDSIEGEGEEEGEEY from the exons CGCGAATGCATCTCTATCCACGTTGGCCAAGCCGGTGTCCAGATTGGCAATGCATGCTGGGAGCTGTACTGTCTGGAGCATGGAATCCAGCCTGATGGTCAGATGCCCAGTGACAAAACTCTTGGAGGAGGAGACGACTCCTTTAACACTTTCTTTAGTGAGACTGGAGCTGGAAAACACGTCCCCAGAGCGGTCTTTGTGGACCTGGAGCCCACTGTCATTG ATGAGGTGCGCACTGGAACCTACCGTCAGCTGTTCCATCCTGAGCAGTTGATCACTGGTAAGGAGGACGCTGCCAACAATTATGCTCGTGGTCACTACACCATCGGCAAGGAGATCATTGACCTGGTTCTGGACCGAATCCGCAAATTG GCGGACCAGTGCACAGGACTTCAGGGGTTCCTGGTCTTCCACAGCTTTGGTGGAGGCACCGGCTCTGGTTTCACCTCTCTGCTGATGGAGCGTCTGTCCGTGGACTACGGCAAGAAGTCCAAGCTGGAGTTCTCCATCTACCCAGCTCCTCAGGTGTCCACTGCTGTGGTGGAGCCCTACAACTCTATTCTGACCACCCACACCACCCTGGAGCACTCCGACTGTGCCTTCATGGTGGACAACGAGGCCATCTACGATATCTGTCGCAGGAACTTAGACATAGAGCGTCCCACGTACACTAACCTGAACAGGTTGATCAGTCAGATCGTGTCCTCCATCACGGCCTCTCTTCGTTTCGATGGTGCCCTGAATGTTGATCTGACAGAGTTTCAGACCAACTTGGTGCCCTATCCCCGTATTCACTTCCCTCTGGCCACCTACGCCCCCGTCATCTCAGCTGAGAAGGCGTACCATGAGCAGCTGTCGGTGTCTGAGATCACCAATGCCTGCTTCGAGCCGGCCAATCAGATGGTCAAGTGCGACCCTCGCCATGGCAAGTACATGGCTTGTTGTCTGTTGTTCCGAGGCGATGTTGTTCCTAAAGACGTGAACGCTGCCATCGCCACCATCAAAACCAAGCGCACCATCCAGTTCGTGGACTGGTGTCCCACTGGTTTTAAGGTTGGCATTAACTACCAGCCACCCACAGTGGTTCCTGGTGGAGACCTGGCTAAGGTCCAGAGGGCCGTGTGCATGCTCAGCAACACTACTGCTATCGCTGAGGCCTGGGCTCGGCTCGACCACAAGTTCGACCTGATGTACGCCAAGAGAGCCTTCGTTCATTGGTACGTGGGGGAGGGGATGGAGGAGGGAGAGTTCTCTGAGGCCAGGGAGGACATGGCAGCTCTGGAGAAGGATTACGAAGAGGTTGGAGTCGACTCCAttgagggagagggagaggaggaaggagaggagtattaa